Below is a genomic region from Oikeobacillus pervagus.
ATACACCTAATGCCATAATGGCATAAATAATTCCCACCTCTACAGATCCAAACATAGCTGTAAACATGATCTTTCCTCCTTAGAAGTAACAGCGAATGGAAAGGAGCTGGCATTTTACGTCAGCTCCTACCCTATTTATTCTACGAATTCAGCTGTTTTTTTCCATTCGTCTTTGATTTCAATCTTCATTTTTCCAGCTGCTTTCTTATTAATTAATAATTTTAATTTTTGAGGAGGTTGTACAGGAAGTTCGCTTGGTTTCTTCCCGTCCTTCAAAATTTTAGCAGCCATTTGCCCAGCTTCATATCCAATATCATAGTATTCAAAGCCGTAAGCCGCAAAGCCTCCACGTCGAACCGAATCTAGTTCCCCTACAAATAATGGAATATCTTCTTTATTAGCTACTTGGATAACAGATTCAAGAGCAGAAACAACCGTATTATCTGTAAAGATATAAATTAAATCGACTTTTCCAATTAGAGATTCAGCTGATTGTTTTACCTCAGCCGAAGTAGAGACGGTCACTGGTACTAATTTTAATTTATTCTTATCCATTATTTTCTTTAATTCATTTACTTGAGCGACTGAATTTTGCTCTCCTGCGTTATATATAACCCCAACACGTTTACCGTCAAAATTTTCGGCCATAAATTGGATCGTATTGGAAATTGAGTCAGGATGCAAATCCGTTGTTCCTGTAATATTCCCGCCTGGTTTATCCATTGATTTCACTAACCCCGCAGAAACTGGGTCTGTCACCGAAGTAAAGACAATCGGAATATCTTTTGTAGCATTTAAAGCACTAGTCGCGCTTGGAGTTGAGTTGGCAAATATTAAATCAACTTGATCCCCTACAAAATTATTGGCAATGGTTTGATTATTATTTTGATCATTCTGTGCGATTTGAACATCATAATCAACATTTAGACCTTCATCTTCTAAAGCTTTTTTAAATCCTTTATAAGCATTATCTAATGAAGGATGCTCGACAAATTGTGAAACTCCAATTTTATATGTCTTTCCTTTGTCATTATTGCCCTCTTTTGAATCTCCAGAGTCCTCCCCCCCATTACATCCAGCAAGAAAGAGCGAACTTACTAACCCCAACGATACTAACCACTTCAACTTCCCTTTCATACAATTTCCCCCTTTTACGCCAAAATACTTAAACGCTTTTATGTACTAAAATTATGCGCTAAATATACTACAAAATCAAGTATATTCTGAATAATTAGAAGCTAAATTATTTTCTGGAAATGAAGAATCAGAGGGCTCAATTCTTGCATTCCACTATTTTATTCCAAATTATACCTTTTTATAATCCAATTAAAAAACGATGAGACTATTCCCTCTTTTGATAAAGTGAAACTTCATTCAGTAAGAGTTTAATGCCCATTAAGGATTGGGGAAATTACATCAAAGTCTTACTTATTTAACTTACAAATTAAACACAGCCTTTTTATTTATACATTGTTTATCGCCACGAGCTTGTACGATCTCATTTGTTTGTTGCCAATGCCCTGTCATAAGTATCCTTGTCATGTAAAATGTCATCTCGCCCGGTTTATCGTAC
It encodes:
- a CDS encoding ABC transporter substrate-binding protein; its protein translation is MKGKLKWLVSLGLVSSLFLAGCNGGEDSGDSKEGNNDKGKTYKIGVSQFVEHPSLDNAYKGFKKALEDEGLNVDYDVQIAQNDQNNNQTIANNFVGDQVDLIFANSTPSATSALNATKDIPIVFTSVTDPVSAGLVKSMDKPGGNITGTTDLHPDSISNTIQFMAENFDGKRVGVIYNAGEQNSVAQVNELKKIMDKNKLKLVPVTVSTSAEVKQSAESLIGKVDLIYIFTDNTVVSALESVIQVANKEDIPLFVGELDSVRRGGFAAYGFEYYDIGYEAGQMAAKILKDGKKPSELPVQPPQKLKLLINKKAAGKMKIEIKDEWKKTAEFVE